acaataataataaagcggttaaaagttaaaatttgcacataagttcatacttgtataaaatcagataatcaagccgaatataacaattgagcgaccgtgctagaaccacggaactcgggaatgcctaacaccttctcccgggttaacagaattccttatccggatttctggtacgcagactataatatagagtcattattttcctcgattcgggattaaaattggtgacttgggacaccctaaatctcccaagtggcgactctgaaataaataagcaaatcccgtttcgattgtcctttaattggaaaaaactccccctgcgcccccgcgggtgcggaaaaaggaggtgtgacatcggctggccttgtcttcacgagaggcgtcatcatgaTCGGGTccagatttagggtcgtgacaatcacAATAGCTTGTTTGGTGTTACAATAAAACTTAATGTATGATTTTGGGTGCCTTGAGGTAGTTAGGTGGTGTTTGGTTTGCAGATACGCAGCTCCCCTGCATAAAATAGAGGAGGGGCTCCATTTGGGTGCATACTTCCAATATGGAATTTAAGACAACCATGATTGACAATTGTTAAATGTGCTACATAGGGTTCCCAGGGATTTGGTACAATGGCAAAGGTAGTATAGTGCAGGATGTATGGTCAGCACACTTCACGATTTCAAAACCTGGTTGTTGCAAGTGAACAAGATTGTTTAAGTAGAGAAGGGTAAGAGTCCATTATCCCTGAATTTTGAAGTTGAAACAGCGGATTTCGGTCACTAAAAGAAAGTATTAGGTGGATTATTAGTAGTGGTTTGGCAGACATAAGCAGACTGGTGAGAGAATATTTTGAAACTTTCTTTGGTTGCAAGAGAATCATTACACTGGAATATCTACTGCAGCTTGTATTCAGATAACCGGGCTACATAGGCTTTTCGAAATATGATATAATCCAGGAGTGACTATGATGTATTATTCTGCATTTGCTACTGGGTAAGTTTCCTTAAGTTTTTGTTTCTTGATTTATGCTATTATCTTTGTGCCCCTCAACATCATGGAGTTTAAACTATGATACCTTAATCTTCGTAGTTATCGTATTTTTTAACTTAATTTCCAGGGGTCAATTGTTTTGTTGTTAATACATTTTGCTCAACCAAAATCGTCAGCTGAATGGTGTTCTAGAAGCCCTATCTATGTGTGAAATAGACTACAAATTTTGATGATGTTATATAGTATCAGTCTTGATCTCTGATAGTATATTAGAGTTTCTCCTAGTGTCATTTCAAGCTAGGACAATATTTAGGTTGCACTTTTCTTTTTTCCAGCATGCTTTCTTTTGCAAAACATACTTCATCAGCTCATTCTGTTGTCTTAGTGGGAGCTATCTCATTGTTTCTTGATATCCCTGTATGCTTTCGAGTAGATAAGTCTGAAGTAATTAAGATGCAACAGAAAACATATGTGGGAAATCCTGGAAGTTAACGTAAATGTCTAAGAATACTGGTTTTTAGTTTAATGTTGATCATTGGTTAAATTATTTAGGGAATGAGCCTTTTGCTTTTATTCATTCCAGTCGCATGAATAATATTTCTTTTGTTGAGGTCGCACGAATAATATTATTTTTGCATGAATGTGAATAGGCTTTAAGTGGGTCAGAGAAGGGAGAACCAGTTGACAATGCTACTCTCTCCCACAATTTCACTGCCTATATCTGCTATGGATTCTCGTCAGCCAAGTGGAAGCTCATTCACCGGCTTTATTACAGTTCCTTTACAAGCTTTTATTTTGATGCTTGGTTTCACAGCTTCCGACATTGACGTGGTGTGTTAGCTTAAACTTCAACTTCATCTTATCTGTTCTTTCATACATGCTTGATTTTCTCAAGTATGTATTCTTGCTTTCAGGATATGTATGGTAAGGCTGAGAAACTTCTTTCTTCATCATTAAATTAGTCAACTTATCCGCGCTTTGCGCTGTCAAATACATGAAATTATGAAATGCTTAATCTTCTTCGTAAATATATTTGAGATAAGAGAATAAAATTTTCATGCATATACATAAAGCAATTAATTGCAAAAATTGATTAAATCACAAACATAAATATTTTTCCCTCGTGCTCCAACACTTTTTATATTACTAATTTCACTTTAACAACATTCGTTATATGAATAGAAATAAAATATAGTTGTATTAAAATTACAACGATTTATACTTTCATACAAAAGTACAACAAAATTGTGTTTGTGTATCAACTTTAAAAatatacataaaaaaaaaaaaaccaccgTCAGCAAACATTACAACAATATGCACTTTAAATACAAAAGTACATAGTAACAAAATTGTATTTGTGCATTAATTTTAGAAatattatacatatataaataaaaaaaaaggatctGACAATCCGCAAATATTTAGGTAGCAAACTATTTTAACTGCCGATGAATCTTAATATCTCTCCCTGTGTAGTATGGCATACTCGAAGTAGGTACTGAAAAAATTTATCCTCAACATGAGTCTTGCTTATGTCAAAGAAATTTGAAGATGAGTGCCGAAATTTTGGTCAATATTCTGCAATTCAAATTCATAAAGCTCATCTTAATCTTGCTATCATGGCATTTCAATAAAACTTCTTGCATGATCTTCAAAAtttcagaaagattttttttattttaaaaaaatagtaataTTCATAAGATTTACCTGAATTGAGAACTTTGAATATATTAATGCATTCATCAAGATCCGCTTTAGCGCCACATACCTTCCTTGGACATAGCATCAAAACAAGCTTCCGCTAAAAGAAACTCTATTAATTCTTGAATAGACTATAGTTTTCTCACCAAATTTTGATTTATGTTTCTTGATCTAGCTAGTGAATTTATATAGGCATATATGAGAGAATACAAAATGGTGCCATAAATTAACACATTAAATAATATTTGAGAGTTATGGACATAATCAACAAAATTTAGTAATGGAATATAGGGAAGGGGAAGTTTGAAAGAGCATAAATGCATATTAAGATGTTTAATAAAGACACAATCATAGGAGGAAAAAGTTGACTTtgtatttaaagaattaattttggactattaattaaaaataagatATATAAAAAATGAGGAAGCAAAGcccaaaaaaaagagagaaaaaagataaatgagTTTCTTGGCCAAGGTCATCTTCTTTTTTCCTTCAATACATTCATAAACTAATTTTGCCTAATAAATTTACTCGTGATAATAGTCataaatttttatttatatataagaCATATATGCAAAAACAAATTACAAAGATATGtataagaaaaaaatatatagaaaacaaAGACACAAAAATAGAATGAGATAATTATAGTTTTATAATGTCAGAATACATTTAGAATGTCTAACGCAAGACCTCTTACCTAACTTTCTTGTTTAAATGTTCTACATAAAAATTTGCCTGCACTTTGTGGTTGCATGAAGAATTAAAGTATGACTAAATGATTAGTCTCataatttttatataaaaaaaaaattatatgaaaCAACTAAGACACAAAAATAACTCAACATGATTGCAGGTGAGAGAAACGATTAGGAATAAAGAGAGGCTAATTAAATGGATTAAAAGGTGcaacttttgttttttttttgcaattaaaACATGGTATTTGCTTATTTAACAATGATAGTGAGAAACCCAATAAACTGGAAAATTTGGACGTTAATTGGTGTCTTTTGTAACTGAAATAAATACTATAATGAGATGTAATAAATAGGATAGAGAATGATCAATTTCCAATTACTAAATAATtttaacaaaaaatgaaaagaataaAAGGGAAAAGTCAAAAAAAGGATAAATAGGATCTTGGCCAGAGAGTTGTCTAAGtcacttttttattttatctttatatatatatatatatatatatatatatagatgagAAGGGTTTGTTACTGGCAGCATCAGACAATCTTAATCCTGTTTGGTCTCAAACTCTTGGAGATCCATTTTTACGGAGGCTCATTTTAAGGTCGGTTGCTACTCTTCCCCAACATTTTCTTCAGTATTCATGTGATTAATCAAGTTTGAAGTAACCCTCGACTGCTTGAATATGGGAGCTTGAATATGTTTTCAGATTAGAAATCCATAGATGGCTATCACAGTCCAATAAACGTTCCAAATCAGTTTCAAATCTTGATTTTAATGTAAGAACAGTAGATTAAAGATGATCTCCGTTGAAGTACCCTGTGTGCATCCATAGGCTACTTGTTGGCAGTAGTTGATTTAACATCGGAACATGTATAAGGGCAAAATCTATTACTCCACTTGGAGAAACTGATGAATCACTCGTACATCAAATTTTATGTTCCAAAAATGTTGGTTCAGAGCATCAGTTAAGTTGATTTGAACTTGTATTTCTTTCGGTTTTTTGGGGGTGAGTGTTGGGGTTAGATGTGAactcttttttattttgattaaGTGTTTACTGTTGTATCTCAAAAATGTGACAAGGACATGGTCATTTGAGGTGTCGTGTGGGAACGTAGAAAAATCTGGTGTTACTGTCAGAAATAACACCAGATATTTCTGTGGGTAGGAAGGCTAGTTGCATAGAAAGCTGAAGTTTGCAGTAGAAGGGAGGAAACAAAACTGTTCGCGGATAGGCATTTGTGTGTAGATAGTAAAAAGGTATAAAGCATATAGCAGATACAAAATACAGAGGTAGTCATATTCCCTACATATAATTCGCAGTCTTGCTAGGTACATATGGGGGTTACGTTGAGTAAACCTGGTAGGCTAGTATTCTAATTTTTATCTCTCAAAGGAGTTATACGCATATACTTTTCTGTTGCTTACGGAAACATAACTTTGAGTCCATAACGAAACAATTGAATGGAAAAAACACTCCGGATAATGCAGATTCATATTCTGTCGGGCGGCGCTGGCACTCTACGCTCCAACCTTCAACAAGATAGAATTTCTCCCTGAATGCATCCCTTGCCTTCCAGATGCTGTCTTGCCAACAAGTGCTGCCTGTCAAAGGACTATGTTGCAACTTGCTGATATCTTTGGTGCAACTAGCAAGTTCAATTTTTCGAAAGAGACGGTGCTTTCCGATGACAGAAGCCAGGAGAACTGAAGTTGGTTACTGATTTTGTCAATTCTGGTAGCTCTGTAAATTTGATTTGAATATGAAGAGGCTTCTTTATTCTGtacttcttctttttatttcatGTTTGGCTGTTAATGTTATTTTGAGTTCTGTAGGTTGATATATTTGTCCTATTAGTCATATCTGATTCTTCTGAAGTCTGAACAATGCCCCTCCAACGTTTTCAGTTCAATTCATTCCTCAAATGTTTTTAAGTGCAAGCAACTTGCGCCACACTGTGTATTGGTTAAACTCTATTTTGTACATCAAACTAGTGGCTTTTCTCTTTATGTTCCATCTGTTAATGAGAAAATCATGTAAATAACGATTTATCTCTTCTTGGACTTGCTTCAGAAGCCAGCTGGGAGAGTGTTGGTTAATTGTTTAATAGTTTCATGCTTGGTTTCAGATCCATGCTTTGTTTGCGAAGGAGAGGAAAGAATGTAAAGTAAGAGAAAATTGTACTTTACATTTCTCGATAAGCAAAATGTAAGTATCGAATTGAGCCAAAGATTGAGCACTATGGTTGCATGGTGAATCTTCTTGGACGAGCTGGACAGTTAGAAGAAGCTTATGAATTTGTCAAAAGTATGAAGATTGATTGCGATCCTATTTTATGGGGAACATTACTGACTGCTTGTAGGATTCAGGGGAACATAAGGCTCGCAGAGAAAATTATGGAGTTCCTGGTGCAACAGGATCTTGCTACTTCAGGAACTTATGTTCTGCTATCCAATATAtatgctgctgctgctgattggGATGGTGTGGCAAAGGTCAGGGCATTGATGAAGAGTAGCGGGGTAGACAAGGAACCTGGTTGTAGCTCCATTGAGGTCAATAATAAAGTGCACGAGTTCCTTGCCGGTGACATGAAGCATCTCAAAAGCAAAGAAATTTACAGAATGCTGGAGGAGATGAACAAGTGGCTCGAGGCTCATGGTTACATGCCACAGACTGATGTAGTCTTGCATAATCTTGGGGAAGTTGAGAAGCAGAAATCGCTTGTTGTTCATAGTGAAAGGCTAGCCATTGCTTGTGGGCTAATTAGTACTCAGCCAGGAACTACAATCAAGATTGTCAAGAATCTCCGTGTTTGTCCAGATTGCCATGCTGTCACCAAGCTTGTATCAAAAATCACAGGACGCAAGATCATAGTGAGGGACCGGAATCGCTTTCATCATTTTGTGGAGGGTTCATGTTCTTGTGGTGATTTCTGGTATAACTATTACCTAATGCTAACAAACAGGCAGGCTTCCATATATAGCTTTTTTTGGTACATTTTTTGGCTGTTTTGGATAGAAATTTCACTTTTCAATTTTCTGGAAGTTATTGGCTTCCGTTTGTATTGTACTAACATTTTTAGAAGAAATGGGAACAAAAGGAGCATATTAATAGGGAGAAGCTGAAATCATTTTTTGGCATTCATGTATTTCAATCTTTATGATAGGGAATTCTTCCATACTTTCTCGCTAGTGCATTCTAACTCATTTTAGTTTGAAAACGGTCGTAATTAGGGGtgcttatcgggcggattggGCAGATAATTATGCTTAACGGTTCGGCTTATCGGTTATCGGATTATAAATATTGTGATCCGCTAGCCATCCAAAAAGATAACAGACGGATTTGTATTGAATTAACAATTATCGGGAGGTTATCAGGCGGTTTAACGGATAAATCAAATAAAAATTTTTTTGAACAATATTAATTTATTGCTACATGATAGAATTTATTAACACTTAATAATTTGTATTTGATTGTCGaatgaataaaaaaaaagtatttcCACCTATAAATTAAGGCTATTATGCTACATAACAAAGCTcctaatctatactatattaaaagcacgaagggccttagcgaaatgttgttcttctttttatcctttaaaaatagatttcacgTCGGAAttgtaatttaattattatttccTAATATTAAGAACTTTAAAAACAACTAgaatttctttctttgtttgttgcaaatcctaatatttagaaattgaaaaaatAACTAAACTTACCTTATAAATTTCTTTTCCTTAGTTGAATTGTGTAACGACTCGACTAGTCGTTTCGCTTTTTAGAACTCCGTTCCTCTAAATAAGACTTCccgcgcttgctttaactaatttacgacttgcggggatggttggttcaggatttggaagagtttgggttgaaataggcacacttgattccctaagatttcttaaaaggctaagtttgtctttggtcaacatttttagtaaacgAACCAGGACtggtattttgacggtcccgaagggtccgtaggaaaatatgggacctgggcgtatgcccggaatcgaattccgaggtccctagcccgagtaatgaatttttgttaaaaattgtttaAACTGAAATTCCAAGGATTTAAAGAATTTAATAATGTTTGATCatgatagtatcgggcccgtatgttggttccagatcccggtacaggtccaatataatatttaagtcttgtctgtaaaatttggtaagaaacgggactgatttgacgtgattcggacgtccggttgtaaaaataggaatttgagtgttcttaaggatttcatgcgTTTTGGAGTTGAATtcatagttttagatgttatttcggCGATTcgatcgctcgagcaagtttgtACAAGGTTGTTGGACTTGTGTGGGTATTCGGaatggagctccgagggctcgtgTGAGTTTCGGGCATGGGTTGGGGTGAAAAACACCCCCGTTTTCTGGTGTTTTTGTGAAAggttgcaggtctcgcaaatgcgaggtatTGTTCGCAATTGtggatctcgcatttgcgaggaaaccATCGTATTTGCGATGAAGGCAGGCGGTGGGCagtcgtcgcatttgcgaccccaggatcgcaattgcgatcaaagCAGAAGGAGGGtcagttcgcaattgcgaagcttttgtcgcaattgcgaagcttttgtcgcaattgcgagttcgcatttgcgaacctgatgtcgtaaatgcgacatcagaggcctggacacaacttttaaaaatgggacttaggccatttatttcattttatctctacagttgggcgatttgggagctttcaaATAGGGGATTTCAAcatagcattgtgaggtaagttatttctacttaatgtgagtttaatacttgggttttgggtagattaacacataaaaattagtgaaaaatcatgggattagagcaaaacctaaggttttgataaaacttagattttactacgaaatttgttatggaaagaaatagaaatcatatattattgatccttaggttataaagaacaacttttttcgaaaaattttggaatccggaCACATGGGTTCGAGGTCAAATTTTAGGAAACTTATGATTAAGGTTGGAAAATTACTTTAGTAATTATAATGCgaactcttgagcttgtattgactagttcctacctcgtttaattagttttggatcgttcggctccaaattgagggtttgagcacgttcttgatattagaagtacgctttggagcgaggtgagtctcctatctaaccttgtaagagggaattgtccccatatgtataataattgaataatttgccactaaatgtgggggctatgtacgcattaggtgacgagagtccgtgtgtagccactattatgcttaagtccgggtagtctaggacccaaaagcatgttgtaTGTGATATTCTTGTGACTTTATGGTTAATTTGGATTGCTTAAACCATGTTGAATGTGGTGAATGAAATTAATACGAGAAACATCACTTTCTTGATCTTTTAAAGAGGAGTTGACATTTCTGTGGGTAATTGCTCCCCTGATATATTCTTGTTTGTCTGTTTGTTGTTCTTAATTACATTTGACCGCGTCACTTGTATGATTCATgagtggggtaatagatgcatctatggttcgcgccgttcgaccctccaACAGTGCACactttacttttatgttggatcgggtcgtacgacctcgacactACTTGAGTATGCTTCTCGCTCGGTATATTGTTGTGGATTGAACTTGTTTATATGCCCTGAAATATAAATGGCTAACTGTGATATTATCTAGGAAAGGACCTGTTACTTCTTGCTATAAGTTGTTATTCATTTGTGCTATCCATGCTTAGTATAACGccttctcatattatttgaccctagtaagtgtcaagtcgacctctcgtctctacttcttcgagattagacatgatacttactaggtacataatgtttatgtactcatactatacttctgtacttaattgtacatgatcttaggcaggtacatctggttacCAGGCTGGTGCATACTCTTGATCCGACCCgagattccacggtgagctgctccttTCCTACGTCGTTCAGCAGCCCGATGGAGTCTTTCTTTACTTTTGGTTGTCTATtatatttcagacagtaggatagatttattcttttgtatattctactagatgcccacatacttgtgacaccaggtcttggcacatacACTAGTAGACTATTTTATGTTGGGATTGTATGACTATTATGGTACGATGTTAATTATTGCTTATTTTAAATTCAAACTTAGAGATTCTGGTAACTATTTTGTAAAAAGTAAAACTGGAACTTATTAGTATTtctgtgttggcttgcctgacaacggtgttgggcgccatcacgacctgagGTAAAATTGGGTCGTGACGACATGGTATAAGAGCACTAGGTtcatataggtctcacgagtcatgggcaaacctagtagagtcttgcggattggtacggagacgtctgtatttatctttgagaggctatagggtgttaggaagcTACTCTTTCTTCATTCCCTATCGTGCAGTGGTTAGTACACTAAATTTCCcctcttttattctctcacagatggtgaggatgcgCACAACAGCTATTCCAGACCtaggaggagctgctccccccgttgctagaagccgaggtagaggccgggggagggcatcGGCCCGAGGTAGGGGATGAGGGCGTCCCAGAGCTATCCCAGTAGCACCACCCCGACGTACTTCATGACAGCACCGAGatttcaggaggtcatgggccgtatgctacggttcatggacaccatgactcaggctgggttatttccagcggatccagctacatcacaggcaggagggggagcacggactcctactgctcaggctcctggaCATGCAGCTGTAGTGTATCAGACTCAGGGTGCACTACCCACGTATGGGGCTCAGCTAGTTGCTGCAGTGGTGCCCGATCCCAAACCAGCTGCGGATGGTAGCCCACAGAAGTTGTTagatagatggactagact
The Nicotiana sylvestris chromosome 11, ASM39365v2, whole genome shotgun sequence DNA segment above includes these coding regions:
- the LOC104230683 gene encoding pentatricopeptide repeat-containing protein ELI1, chloroplastic-like, yielding MVNLLGRAGQLEEAYEFVKSMKIDCDPILWGTLLTACRIQGNIRLAEKIMEFLVQQDLATSGTYVLLSNIYAAAADWDGVAKVRALMKSSGVDKEPGCSSIEVNNKVHEFLAGDMKHLKSKEIYRMLEEMNKWLEAHGYMPQTDVVLHNLGEVEKQKSLVVHSERLAIACGLISTQPGTTIKIVKNLRVCPDCHAVTKLVSKITGRKIIVRDRNRFHHFVEGSCSCGDFWYNYYLMLTNRQASIYSFFWYIFWLFWIEISLFNFLEVIGFRLYCTNIFRRNGNKRSILIGRS